TCAGATAATAGCTGAAGAAAGGGTAGCCGAAAGAATCGATACCATGACTTTAGCCATTACGGAAGGCCTTACATGCTTTGACCTGTCAAACATGGAATTCGCCTACGCACCGCCTGTATCAATGGTTACCGATCCTTTAATCCTTGCAGTTGAAGAGGTAAGCAAAAAATTCAATTAAATATTATATGGGAGATGAGAAAAATGGCAGAAAATCAACATCATGGTCATCACGGTCACGGGGGCGAAATGACTCCCGAACAGCAAAAGCAGATGATTGAACAGGAAATCAAATTGGCAAGAAACTTAGGCCAAATCAAGTATAAAATAGCCGTTATGAGCGGAAAGGGCGGTGTCGGAAAATCCACTGTTGCTGCAAACCTTGCCGAAACCTTCCAGAAACTGGGTTATTCCGTAGGAATATTGGATGCGGACATTCACGGACCTAACATTCCTAAAATGCTTGGTCTTGAAGGAGAACAGCTATATGTCAACCAGAACCACAATATGATTCCTGTAGAGGCTCCAAGCGGACTTAAGGTAATGTCAATGGCGTTCATGCTCGACAGCATCGACACTCCAATCATCTGGAGAGGACCTCAAAAGTCAGGATCCATCAAGCAGTTAATCGCTGAAGTCGAATGGGGACCTTTAGACTTTTTATTTATCGATAACCCGCCTGGAACAGGAGACGAGCCTTTAACTGTGCTTCAGACCATTCCTAATATCGATGCGGTAATAATGGTAACCACTCCAAACGTCGTTTCACAGGAAGACGTATTGAAATGCGTCAAGATGGTCAATATGCTCAACGTTGAAAACATAGGCCTTATCGAGAACATGGCATACTACATATGTCCTCACTGCGGCGAAAAGCTCAACGTATTCGGTGAAGGTGACGGAGAATCATTTTCCAAAGAAATGGAAATCAATTATTTCGGTGACTTGCCGTTAACTGAAAAGGTAAGTGACTCACCAAACCAAGACGGAGTCGTTTCAACCCTCGACCCGGACGGAGAAGTCTCAAAAAGATTCGTTGAAATTGCAAACGCCATAAAGGAAGCTTTCCTTAAAGAAGAGTAAT
The sequence above is a segment of the Methanobrevibacter millerae genome. Coding sequences within it:
- a CDS encoding Mrp/NBP35 family ATP-binding protein produces the protein MAENQHHGHHGHGGEMTPEQQKQMIEQEIKLARNLGQIKYKIAVMSGKGGVGKSTVAANLAETFQKLGYSVGILDADIHGPNIPKMLGLEGEQLYVNQNHNMIPVEAPSGLKVMSMAFMLDSIDTPIIWRGPQKSGSIKQLIAEVEWGPLDFLFIDNPPGTGDEPLTVLQTIPNIDAVIMVTTPNVVSQEDVLKCVKMVNMLNVENIGLIENMAYYICPHCGEKLNVFGEGDGESFSKEMEINYFGDLPLTEKVSDSPNQDGVVSTLDPDGEVSKRFVEIANAIKEAFLKEE